The Muribaculum intestinale genome includes the window AGCTCGATTTATTGTTTGTGAGGTATCACTAACATATAAAAGCAATATATTATGAGTTTCATCTGGTACATATTAATAGGTATTGCCTCCGGATTTGTAGCCGGCAAACTTATGCGTGGCGGTGGTTTCGGACTGGTGGTGAATCTTATTGTAGGCATTATAGGCGGCGTGCTCGGAGGATGGCTTTTCGGGCTGGTCGGAATTACTGCCGGTGGAATAATCGGGAGTCTGATTACCTCCGTTGTGGGTGCGGTAGTGCTGTTGTGGATTGTAGGAATCCTGAGCCGATCGACGGGACATTGAAGTCCCTTATACCGGCGCCGTCTGTTAATCAATGTATATATCACACATAACCATCACATTAATACGCTCATCGATATAGTCGATGAGCGAAATTTTACATTGGAGTGCCGATTTATTGGGAATATTATTAACTTTGCCAATAAATTAGATCTATAATGAAGAGATTTTTCGTTGCACTCACAGTACTCATCGCAATATTAAGCGCCCCTAATAAGGCTGATGCCGAGCTGCGATATGGTCCGATGCTCGGTGTGAACATGAGCACTCTGAAGTTTAAGCAGTCGCTTATTGAAGTAAATAAAGTATGCGGCATGTCGGCCGGTGTAACTACCGAGGTTATATTCCCCG containing:
- a CDS encoding GlsB/YeaQ/YmgE family stress response membrane protein; translated protein: MSFIWYILIGIASGFVAGKLMRGGGFGLVVNLIVGIIGGVLGGWLFGLVGITAGGIIGSLITSVVGAVVLLWIVGILSRSTGH